From a region of the Salvelinus fontinalis isolate EN_2023a chromosome 13, ASM2944872v1, whole genome shotgun sequence genome:
- the supt4h1 gene encoding transcription elongation factor SPT4 — translation MALETCPKDLRHLRACLLCSLVKTIDQFEYDGCDNCESYLQMKGNREMVYECTSSSFDGVIAQMSPEDSWVAKWQRISNFKPGVYAVTVTGRLPPGVVRELKSRGVIYKSRDTAVKT, via the exons ATGGCGTTGGAAACTTGTCCTAAGGACCTCCGCCATTTGCGGGCATGTCTTCTGTGCTCTCTTGTGAAG ACTATTGACCAGTTTGAATATGATGGCTGTGACAACTGTGAGTCGTACCTTCAGATGAAGGGGAATCGAGAGATGGTCTATGAGTGTACAAGTTCCTCTTTTGATGG GGTCATAGCTCAGATGAGCCCCGAGGACAGCTGGGTGGCTAAGTGGCAAAGAATCA GTAACTTCAAGCCTGGTGTCTATGCTGTGACGGTGACAGGGCGGTTACCTCCAG GGGTGGTGAGAGAGCTGAAGAGCAGAGGAGTGATCTACAAATccagagacaccgctgtcaagACATAA